The DNA region GCTGTTATTGTCAAATCATCATTTTTCTCTGACTTAGGGCTAAAAATCGACCGCTGGCCTAAAAGCTGGCTAGCAACGAGAAGAAAAGAACATGGTAATTTATTAATACTTCGCCGCTAGAGCCAAAACGACGGTGGATAATGTCCGGCGCTTTACTTTTCAAACATGATCTAAGAAACAATAACACAGATATATCATACCATAACATGTGATGTTAACGCCCAAGGGAGTATAGTGGGAAAAGCCTGCTGGAAATAAGCCGCCTGGGAGCGGgaatctgaaaatgaaaactcgCCAACGAGCGCTGCAACGGCAAGAAGTGACGACACACTACCAGCTTTTCTCTCAACATCGTACTTCAGTTGTGCCCATAACAAAGGCTCGAGGCTTGGGTACCTGATGAAACAAGACACATTATTTCTACCGTTAGTTCTTATTTGCTTGGCGACCATGGTGCTCCTTTTCAAAGGTAAGCCATCAGGGAATCACACTTCCAAGTCTTTCATCTCAGAATACAGAGAGCATACGAGACTGATCCACAAAGCTACCAGTGGGGATCCCGGTGTCTATACCACAAAACAACTTAGAGTGAAGTTAATACTAATAGGTGGGATACTCCCCAACGCAGATCACCCTACGGTCAGGGTAACACCCTGGACTCACAATCTGAAGCTTCCGGGTACGAATCCCGGGACACGGTTTCAATAGGCCTACTAATCCGCCTCTGTAACTTTTACCTGGAATTTTTACCATGCtataaaacatttgaattattGGTTTCCCTGATATTGGTTTTTATGATGTAGAAATTAAACTTTTTCCTCCAAAGACACAACATAATGAAATTGATCCTAGATTCGTGTTGAGCAAAGGCCTTCTGATCTACGCCGATGTATGTTCAGCGCTCTGAAGCTTAGGCCACCGGAAACTTaggggagagaggggagggAGGGTGCCTCCATTAACAGCTGGTTTGGCTCTGAGAATGGAGATCACCGAAGAACATGCCTGGAACGaccacgattttttttttggtgagaAAAGATGTGCCTTATTTCCTGCGTTAGAGCACTTCCTAACGAACTTACTTTCCTAGGATCAGAACCACTCCCCATTTTGGTGACAAAAGATGTGCCTTATTTCCTGCGTTAGAGCACTTCCTAACGAACTTACTTTCCTAGGATCAGAACCACTCCCCATTTTGGTGACAAAAGATGTGCCTTATTTCCTGCGTTAGAGCACTTCCTAACGAACTTACTTTCCTAGGATCAGAACCACTCCCCATTTTGGTGACAAAAGATGTGCCTTATTTCCTGCGTTAGAGCACTTCCTAACGAACTTACTTTCCTAGGATCAGAACCACTCCCCATTTTGGTGACAAAAGATGTGCCTTATTTCCTGCGTTAGAGCACTTCCTAACGAACTTACTTTCCTAGGATCAGAACCACTCCCCATTTTGGTGACAAAAGATGTGCCTTATTTCCTGCGTTAGAGCACTTCCTGACGAACTTACTTTCCTAGGATCAGAACCACTCCCCATTGAAGAAAGTTCCGGACCGACATTTGGTTCTCGGAAAGAATGGCGCGGAAAATCCCTTCTAACACTCGACTGGCAAACATCTCATCAACGACGTCGGCATCAAAAAAGCGAGAGAGCACCACAAGAACAGCTTGCCACACTCGGTGCTTTCTCCTATGTGAGTACGAGTTAATAGAGGAACGGGGTTTATCTTCCGACAGCTCGCCGTTCTTACTGATCAAAGATTCGGCGAGACGTTGTAGAAGCTTCGCATCCTGAGTGTCCATCGGATTTAAAGACATTAACACGTTAATCGCGTTCACTCGCACTCGCGTGTCATCGCGCAACTCGTCCGACTTGAAGGAACAAATCACCCCTTCCCTGCCCAACCGACGAACGTATTCCAGCACGTAATTTGTACCTCGCGCCGTTTTCTTTTCCCTGGGGCCGAAAAAACAAGCTTCAGTAATAAAATCCAGGTGAACATCTAAGCTTTGACTGCGATTTTCGTCACTGATTTGATAAACTAGGTTCCCAAGGATACGATCACAAGGAGAGCCAGCCCAGAATTCACAGCACGGCCCGATCACATGATTCATAATACCCGGACGACCTTCTCCCAGAGCCGACAATTCTCCCCAGTACCTTCGCACGAATGCGGTCACAGGGTGGTCCTCGGCCAGTATCAGGAGACAGGGGTTAAAAAACACCTGTGAAACTTCCCGCAACGTTCTCCAAAACCAGATCTGATCGCCTTTTTGCCGATCCTGAAAAGTCCACCAAACTGCCTCCAGAGCCTGTGAACACAGCGAGTCGTTTGCTAGAAGCATTCGAGGAGTCAACAAGCGCACGCATCTTATGACGGGAAGCACCGCAAGACCTGAGCCCAAAGAAAGGGCCTCTAAGGCAGCCTCAGGCAGATCCGCCAAGAAGCGCTCTAATTTGCTGCCAAGTTCCATGTCCCTTCCATCGGAAGATCCCTGGGATTCCTCGAGCAGAAACTGAACACACTGCCACTGAGCTTCGATAAAGTCAGAGACCAGTCTCCCCCAACCTTTCTTGAGGAATACACTTGATTCGGTTGAAGACTCGCTACGAACATCGACCGGGTATAGAAACTTTGGTGTTGGAAACTCGGAGCTCAGATCAAGTTCTGTCACCGTCTGCAACAAGGTGGATGCTAAATGAGTGGTATACAGGTCAGGTTTGGTTCTCAAAGCTGCACAGCACCACGCTAAGCATTTCATGGACAAAACAAATGCATGCCAATCACTCAGTGCTAGCTGTTCTCTGTCTGATTGTTTCCCTAACACAACTCTCCGGCTTTGCTGTGTAAGGGTTTCAACAAATTGGTGCCACACTTCCAAACTCTGACTAGAGTTCCCAGAGACTTTTGTGAACATCAACAGCTGATCAGCGAGATCAAGAAACGCAGAGTTGCTATCTACTTGGGAGAAATTCACGGACACGGTGGTGAGTTTCCTCAACAACAGCTCGAAGATGTCTACGCCACTGCGTCCAAACACGTTTTCAATAATCTCCCTGCTGCCATCGACTTCCTTCACAGCGATGTCATCTGATTTTCCATCTGTGTTTTTGATGGCTGCTGTGCTATTCATGTGCTCTAAGATTCCTGACAGCATCATGGCTGCTCTTTGAGTCCTACCCTCCGATGCATAAACATGTCGGCTTGCATGCTGAAGGACCTCCACAATATTCTGGAATATTTCATCCACTGGTTGCTTTCGATTGGTTGAATTCTCTGAGAACTTAAGATGAGCATCGCATGCAATTATCATTAACCTTATCACAGACTGCATTTCGGGATCACTGGTTGATAATTCTAGTTTCTCGTCGTTAAGAAGAACCTCCACACCTTCCCTGAGGTGATCGAACAGGCCTGAAAATCCCTTTTTATCTTGACTACAATTGGTTTGGCTGAAATGTTCTTGACCAATCAAGTCACGGATCTCCCACACCCAGTGAACTGCTGCCTCCCACAAGGTATTCCCTCGGCATAAACAATCATCCTTTGtgaacagagaaagaaaatctCCAATGTCTTTCCACGACACACGCCTGGGGGCACATAGATTTATAACTGCCTTAAGGAGAAAGCTCTGAATAGCACTTGTCAGGTGTGGGCTGAACGGTCTAAAGAGGGGAAAAATGTCACGAATGCTTGCCAATGCACTAGAATCCCAGACAGGGCAAGACGGCAGACTCGCTAACATCTGGGATATAAAGACCAAAGGAACTTGTGAAAACTCTTGTTTCACCACAGCAGATAAGAGCCCCGAGCAAAATAAACGTCTGTTATCTGCTGACAGGGCCTTTACAAACTCTGGGAAGAAGGCGACAAGCGCAGCCCCCACAGGGGGAGGGTCTCCTCTAAGGCCCTCGTCTGCTCTGGTGTAGATTGCATACTCAGCGAGCATGTTCATTAGAGGGCAGTATAAGAACCACCAGTGACAGGTGTTCAGAAGTGGTGAATCACACAGGTCCATGCTGAGCAGGTCGAGAATGGCCCATCGGCAGATGGACTTGGTGTCGTGTTGAGCTGCTGTTTGGTACAGTGTCAGAAGCCAGGAAATGTCCAGCATTACATCACctgcacacacaaaaaaacaaaaacagacaatcaaaaattaaaccttttaaCTTTCATCAGTGATCAAGatacaatttctccttacattatcaatacaatatcaaccagataagtgatgagagtaaagaaaaatatcaatttggggataattagttgatccaatactaaattctctgaactaacattataagaattgcatggcTGACAGAGAGGAAATTTACAAATGtaatttgggagttaaagggttaataacagtggaaaacatgaaaacatgcTTTTAAGCAATACAGACTGGTTCTCATGGGTGTGAAAATCTATCTGGGCCATTTCCCAATTTCAAACACCCTCTCTTTTATAATGAGCCTATGGGTTTGACACAATAAAAGAACACACCTTTTCTGCTATCTGTggttatgatccatcaaatatttttgattgTGCACAATTAGCCTAAATGCATCATGTGAGCAAACATTCCTGACTAAAACTGGGGATATCCGAGGATATCCCCCAAATGATATTTCCCAATTTGAATCTTATGTCCACTATGATAAGtgtttgtttaatatttaattcaagatgagagaaaGCGTTGTAAGGTTGTtactgaagaaaggaaatatttgtttgtccataaattctttgcaaagaaaactgaaaataaaatatctcaTGCAGCAAATAGTAAGCTgtttataaacattttttcacatgtgttgtgaaatatttgaaggctaataaacacaatagcctctattttgcacaaaaatatGTTAGCATATTTGTCCTTGGGCATCATCTGTTACTCGAAGCTGACAGCTTTCCTTGAACTTCACGCTCAGAAAACTGTTCAGATCTTGGAACAGATTATACCAAGGGACAAATATTTGTGCATATTTTTgtgccaaatagaggctattgtttatttattctgaTAAAATTGCACTCCCTCTAAATCATGAGATACACAACTTAAGCAGTGCTGGGTTGATCAtcatttcaattcaattcatGCAGACTgtcaaaatattcaaaatgtaaGCAATTCAAACTGTTTGTATCAAATTACTaatttatatataaatatcAACCACAGTGTAACATTTGCCCACTGACAAAGTACAAATGTTCCTTAAAACTTATCACAAAGTTAACATATTCTTTAGCAATCAGTATCTTACTATTGTTGTCTTTCTTTGTGGCACGTAAAATACTTGAGATCCGAGGAAGCACTGGTTTGATAAGATGCCCCTGAAAGAAAGTTTGTGGGTATCATAATTTAAGATGCAAATTCTTCTATCTTGCCAATAATATCACAAATCAGTCTTGTACATCTGTAGACATGCCGATTTTTATTTAGCTACCTGTTCATAATGGTTCTACACACGATGGTCATTATTGATGCTCCACAAAGCCCAGAAAAGGATTTAACAGTTACAGGGTATAAAACTGTTCAAACATGTGATGAGCTTAGACAAACTTGTCAAATGGATATGTTATTTTGGTATAAATGTCATATCAAATTCTCTTGACAtatttaaccctataactcccaacATCTGACTGTTCATTCTCTCATCTGGTTGCGAGACATTTCCTTGTGAgtaagttataagaatttggtgttagatcaagagaacaacttGATAGTTTgactattctcattacctgtttgctggatgatgtataaatattataaggagaaattacatgttgatcacctctcagagttaaagggttagaaggAATGGTTTTGCATCTAGAAAGAAGAATTGtaaatcagatcttgagagttaaaaaaGAGAATACTTTTCTGAAGTCAGAGAATACACACATTTggtaacaggaaaaaaaaaaaagttttacacACACCACTTTATTTTTGCTTAAGGATGACTGAATACctgttgtgaatttttttttattataccTGCTTTTCCTCCAGTGTCTCCATTAAAAGAACATAATCCTGCCATACTCTCATGCAAGAGTCCTTCTTATTGCGTGACCAGCAAAATATCTGAAATCCTTTGTCATTCTGCACCAGTAAATCACATGGTTGTTTATCTAGCAAGTCCAATGTTCTCTTCAACAGATACATGGCTCTTTTCCTAGAAAGAGGTTCCTCTAACACCAGTCCTTTCTGAATGATTTCCCAAAACTCTGCTTTGTGAAAGAGACTTTCATTGCCACAAGTGTAGAAGAAATCAGCAAGACCACAAAGAATGGCATAGGTTTGATTGAATGTTCCAGGAATAGAACCAGCTGCTTGGGATTCAAATATCTGTTTCACTGTACTCCACACAGCCTGTTAATATTCAGCAACAACACCATGATAACACATGAACCTTATGAATGCCGCTCACTAGAAAGGCTTAAAGTTCTGGTGTAACAATCAACACTAACTTCTCAACCAGTACTAATGATTTGATTCTTACAGCTGATCAGGCTCTCGAAAAGCATAATAATGgacaaatttgacatgaaaattcATCTCTAACATTATCAAAGATGGTTGCCATATAAGCATgcacagaaaaagaaataatgtcTTAGAATACCTCTAAACCCCCTACACCTTTAGATCAGTATGttcattctccatactgttctttctacatttcctatggcactGACTGAGAATTTAGTTAAAAATCTAGAAGTTTTCAAGTTTGCCATGtgcttaatatttgattcagcaGCAATACTTTAATGAGAAACTGTAGGTGCCAGTCATAATTGATCACCCTGAGGGGTGTAAAGGTTCAGGGTTATTTGTTTGAgtattaaaattttcattgtagtgtaaaattaatttacacTCTCTCTCAGGCGCAGCCTTATGAAACTTATAATGAAcggctaagaatatatgaaagtcatatatttgaactgcagataaagacatgaatgaaagtgatccttgcagtaatgtgcactacttgagcagtagtgaaaataaggcctgaaaaaattcaggcctgtatgggatttaaacccagaatatatgaaagtcatatatttgaactgcgggtaaagacatgaatgaaagtgatccttgcagtaatgtgcactacttgagcagtagtgaaaataaggcctgaaaaaattcaggcctgtatgggatttgaacccagaatatatgaaagtcatatatttgaactgcgggtaaagacatgaatgaaagtgatcctcacagtaatgtacactacttgaacagtagtgaaaatgaggcctgaaaaaaattcaggcctgtacaggatttgaactcatgacctctgcgatactggtgcaacactctaccaactgagctaacaaatatatattcttagccgttcattcatcacttcacgggtttatttggaaccaacataatgaccagctcccagttggcttgttggctcagttggtagagcgctgcaccggtattgcagaggtcataggttcaaatcctgtagaggcctgaatttttttcaggccttattttcactactgctcaagtagtgcacattactgcgaggatcactttcattcacgaaACTTATAATGATAACATCCTAACGGTGACCTGTGACTCACCTCGCAACGTGTTTCTCTATCAAATTCCAAGAAATTTGGAAGAACAAGGCTGGTTACTTTCCCGCATAAGCTTTCAGTTGTAAaaggtaaaatatttaataACTCCTGAAAGAGCGTATTTCCCAGTTCTCCAGAAATTATATGAGTACTTTCCGAAGGGCTCAAGGCAGCTGGCTTCACAAGATTTCCAATAAGATCTAGTGTTACTGAGACATCAACTGCGTTCTCCTCTGTTGAACCCAATTCCACGACGTAGCGCTTTAAAATCTGGAGGCACTTTTCGCTTACCACTGGAAGCAAAGTTTCCGGAAACACTGAACAGCAGAAGGCTATAATATCGTAACAAAGATGAAGCCTTTTTCGCCTGTGCACAGAAGGCTGATTGCTGTCATTAGATTTGTACACGATCGGCCAACAAATCTCAAATAAGACCTTAGTGGCTAAATCTTCACCAAAATCTTTGGATTTTTCAAGGGTATCTAGCACTAGTTTTAGCGTTTCTAAGAAATTTGTATCGAGTATAATATCTTTCCGTTCTATGAACTGTTTCAAAACGGGCAAGATTTGGTAATGATCGGAATTTGTACATATGAATTGAACTAAGTCAGCCATTCTGCTACACGAGGTCGACGAAACGTTCCAGGCTTGAAGTTTAGCCGGTAGCCCACGTGcagccgtaccctccccccgaAGGTTAAACGAAGGCAGGTGAAAATATATATAGGCTGGTGAATTTCCCTACCCCCTCCCTCAAAGTAAGTTATTTATCCTCGTGGGAGATGGAACTAACATTTCATTGGCTAATTGCCTTTGCAGACAACCAATCAAGATGATTGTGATTAATTTTAGATTTTATAGCGCGAGCTCAAAAATTATGTACTCAGTGAAGAGTCCATCGCTGCTAATTGACTGATTACAGCCGGGCGGAACTATTTTCCTCGAAAACGGGTAGAATTTGCTTGTTCAACAGTCTCAAAATGGGTCAGTTCGTGTCTACGGCCCTTACAGCGCTAGGTTTTTCACACCCTAGTTTTAATGACAATGTATTGTTATTCAAAAAAATAAGCGATCGGGCCACAACTCCGAGCCGAGGGTCAGACTTGGCGGCGGGATACGACTTGTACAGTGCGGAAAATGTAGTAATTCCTAAGCAAGGGAAGGCTTTGGTAAAAACTGACATCGCCATAGCACTACCTGAAGGATGTTATGGACGAGTTGCTCCGAGGTAAGGAAGAAAATTGCGATTTCTATGCGCCAAAATCGGAAAATTAGCCTCGAGAAACCTCGTGTTACAAGGGAATGAAATATTGTACACATTTCTGCAGAATTTCCAGTTAGTACATCCGAGAAATTAGGCTGTGTGTCCTTGTTAAGAACCAGTTTCATTATTCTCGCTGCTAGATTGGCAAATTTCCCAGTTTGTTGTAATTTTGATAGAATATACGTGATGTTTCactttggcgggaaaattcCCACTATTATCTTACGGGACTCATAGTCGctttcaatttcagtttggtACAATAactttaattgagaaaaatgaaGCTAAATTAGAACTTCTACAAGTTTTGTAGTTCATAAAGTCTGTAAAATccagctgtaaaaaaaattttcgtatCAGTAATCACACGTCACGAAAGAATGAGCTATTGTAC from Pocillopora verrucosa isolate sample1 chromosome 1, ASM3666991v2, whole genome shotgun sequence includes:
- the LOC131771657 gene encoding probable methyltransferase TARBP1; translated protein: MADLVQFICTNSDHYQILPVLKQFIERKDIILDTNFLETLKLVLDTLEKSKDFGEDLATKVLFEICWPIVYKSNDSNQPSVHRRKRLHLCYDIIAFCCSVFPETLLPVVSEKCLQILKRYVVELGSTEENAVDVSVTLDLIGNLVKPAALSPSESTHIISGELGNTLFQELLNILPFTTESLCGKVTSLVLPNFLEFDRETRCEAVWSTVKQIFESQAAGSIPGTFNQTYAILCGLADFFYTCGNESLFHKAEFWEIIQKGLVLEEPLSRKRAMYLLKRTLDLLDKQPCDLLVQNDKGFQIFCWSRNKKDSCMRVWQDYVLLMETLEEKQGHLIKPVLPRISSILRATKKDNNSDVMLDISWLLTLYQTAAQHDTKSICRWAILDLLSMDLCDSPLLNTCHWWFLYCPLMNMLAEYAIYTRADEGLRGDPPPVGAALVAFFPEFVKALSADNRRLFCSGLLSAVVKQEFSQVPLVFISQMLASLPSCPVWDSSALASIRDIFPLFRPFSPHLTSAIQSFLLKAVINLCAPRRVSWKDIGDFLSLFTKDDCLCRGNTLWEAAVHWVWEIRDLIGQEHFSQTNCSQDKKGFSGLFDHLREGVEVLLNDEKLELSTSDPEMQSVIRLMIIACDAHLKFSENSTNRKQPVDEIFQNIVEVLQHASRHVYASEGRTQRAAMMLSGILEHMNSTAAIKNTDGKSDDIAVKEVDGSREIIENVFGRSGVDIFELLLRKLTTVSVNFSQVDSNSAFLDLADQLLMFTKVSGNSSQSLEVWHQFVETLTQQSRRVVLGKQSDREQLALSDWHAFVLSMKCLAWCCAALRTKPDLYTTHLASTLLQTVTELDLSSEFPTPKFLYPVDVRSESSTESSVFLKKGWGRLVSDFIEAQWQCVQFLLEESQGSSDGRDMELGSKLERFLADLPEAALEALSLGSGLAVLPVIRCVRLLTPRMLLANDSLCSQALEAVWWTFQDRQKGDQIWFWRTLREVSQVFFNPCLLILAEDHPVTAFVRRYWGELSALGEGRPGIMNHVIGPCCEFWAGSPCDRILGNLVYQISDENRSQSLDVHLDFITEACFFGPREKKTARGTNYVLEYVRRLGREGVICSFKSDELRDDTRVRVNAINVLMSLNPMDTQDAKLLQRLAESLISKNGELSEDKPRSSINSYSHRRKHRVWQAVLVVLSRFFDADVVDEMFASRVLEGIFRAILSENQMSVRNFLQWGVVLILGKYPSLEPLLWAQLKYDVERKAGSVSSLLAVAALVGEFSFSDSRSQAAYFQQAFPTILPWALTSHVMVQAYAQVTLQKMWLTCQRENLHDVTSNHAIIQSCVHFLETNNESVRQKVRLLGDFFFLDLHPHRDFSMQTLFETLPRLTEVTDEEWISPKVFTEGWLGMRVWGSRKHGLGVLPLYNPDDTHLAQISHGPYFNYGENVGEQIRRRLAGERTNSKNTAQINDSARTSEVQSGDVQKKIVPWKVIPPDADIISEMQRQRLANLEKSSAGSLIVVASLIDKAPNLGGLCRTCEIFGVQTLVLSNSHVLEDIQFKSLSVTAAKWMNIDEARESELKSYLARMRHEGYTLIGVEQTANSVNLTHYQFPHKSLLLLGNEKQGIPVELIQMLDVCVEIPQVGIIRSLNVHVSGALLVWEYTRQRVLGVAS
- the LOC131771617 gene encoding uncharacterized protein; this translates as MGQFVSTALTALGFSHPSFNDNVLLFKKISDRATTPSRGSDLAAGYDLYSAENVVIPKQGKALVKTDIAIALPEGCYGRVAPRSSLSWKHHIDVGAGVVDRDYRGNVGVVLFNLSQMDYEVQQGDRIAQLIIERISNPPLVEVKELDDTARGTAGYGSTGK